In Cervus elaphus chromosome 5, mCerEla1.1, whole genome shotgun sequence, the following proteins share a genomic window:
- the COG1 gene encoding conserved oligomeric Golgi complex subunit 1 isoform X1 gives MAAAAASPALKRLDLRDPAALFETHGAEEIRGLERQVRAEIEHKKEELRQMVGERYRDLIEAADTIGQMRRCAAGLVDAVRATDQYCARLRQAGSAASRPPRDPQPQQPSQEKFYSMAAQIKLLLEIPEKIWSSMEVSRYLHATQLYLLCCYLHKLLQLESSSSRHSPVLSRFPILIRQVAAASHFRATILHESKMLLKCQAVSDQAVAEALCSVMLLEESSPRQALTDFLLARKAAIQKLLNQPHHGASIKAQICSLVELLATTLNQAHALFYTLPEGVLPDPSLPCGLLFSTLDSITGQHPSGKGVGVLQDEMKLCSWFKHLPASVVEFQPALRMLAHPISQEYLKDTLQKWIHVCNEDIRHGIGGLLMYVTSTKGLAGIRDAVWGLLANELTHRSWDVVCRRLLDKPLLFWEDLMQQLFLDRLQTLTKEGFDSISSSSKELLVSALQELESSSSASSKHIHFEHNMAVFLWSESPSDLPSDAAWVSVSSRAPFPGSGLSMKAQAVSPCVQSFCSALDSKLKVKLEDLLAYLPSGDPSPHQDAPPPAAESCTFDRFADAETVQETLRTHSVACIQDITDCIQAELQSIEQAIQGQQDVLDGAKLHSALFMARLCQSLGELCPHLKQCILGRSGSPERPTRDSRALKKQGKGKAQEVLPTQARWQDVKELLLQRSVTGYRVWGSAVVRVLVHGFAQSLLVDDAGSVLATATSWDELEIQEEAESGSSVTSKIRLPVQPSWYVQSFLFSLCQEINRVGGHALPKVTLQEMLKSCLVQVVAAYERLSEEKPVKAISLNGWGWEIHLQKEGAFPMTQNRALQLLYDLRYLSVVLTAKGEEMKSGRCRQDPRVEKVADYLETLIDPFDLDVFTPHLHSNLNRLVQRTSVLFGLVTGSENQFTPRSSTFNSQEAHNILPLASSQIRFGLLPLSMTSTRKAKSVGRSMETAAQRQATPPALSRADDPRQAGSLFRQLVADEEDSAAPSLFKLGWLSSMTK, from the exons ATGGCGGCCGCAGCCGCTTCCCCGGCTCTGAAGAGGCTAGATCTCCGCGACCCCGCGGCGCTCTTCGAGACCCACGGCGCGGAGGAGATCCGCGGGCTGGAGCGCCAGGTGCGCGCCGAGATCGAGCACAAGAAGGAGGAGCTGCGGCAGATGGTGGGCGAGCGGTACCGCGACCTGATCGAGGCGGCCGACACCATCGGCCAGATGCGCCGCTGCGCCGCGGGGCTGGTGGACGCCGTGAGGGCCACCGACCAGTACTGCGCCCGTCTCCGCCAGGCCGGCTCGGCTGCGTCCCGGCCGCCGCGGGACCCGCAG CCCCAGCAGCCGTCCCAGGAGAAGTTCTACAGCATGGCTGCCCAGATCAAGCTTCTCCTGGAAATCCCTGAGAAGATCTGGAGCTCCATGGAGGTCTCGCGGTATCTCCACGCCACCCAGCTCTACCTGCTTTGCTGCTACCTCCACAAGCTGCTGCAGCTGGAATCTTCCAGTTCGCGACACAGCCCCGTCCTCTCCCGGTTCCCCATACTCATCCGGCAGGTGGCGGCTGCCAGCCACTTCCG GGCGACCATCCTGCATGAAAGCAAGATGCTGCTCAAATGCCAAGCCGTGTCCGACCAGGCTGTGGCCGAGGCTCTGTGCTCTGTCATGCTCTTGGAAGAGAGTTCTCCGCGCCAAGCCCTAACAGACTTCCTGTTGGCCAGAAAGGCAGCAATCCAGAAACTTCTCAACCAGCCTCACCACG GTGCCAGTATCAAGGCTCAGATTTGCTCGCTGGTGGAGTTGCTGGCCACCACTCTGAACCAAGCGCACGCTCTCTTCTACACTCTACCAGAGGGTGTGCTGCCAGACCCCTCCTTGCCGTGTGGCCTGCTCTTCTCTacgctggacagcatcactggcCAGCATCCTAGTG GAAAAGGCGTCGGTGTCCTGCAGGACGAGATGAAGCTGTGCAGCTGGTTCAAACACCTGCCCGCGTCCGTCGTCGAGTTCCAGCCAGCTCTCCGGATGCTGGCGCATCCCATCAGCCAGGAGTACCTGAAAGACACGCTGCAGAAGTGGATCCACGT GTGTAATGAAGACATCAGACACGGGATCGGCGGCCTGCTGATGTACGTGACGAGCACGAAGGGGCTGGCAGGCATCCGGGACGCCGTGTGGGGCTTGCTTGCCAACGAGTTAACCCACCGCAGCTGGGATGTGGTCTGCCGGCGGCTCCTGGACAAGCCGCTCCTGTTCTGGGAGGACCTGATGCAGCAGCTGTTCCTTGACCGGCTGCAG aCTCTGACCAAAGAAGGCTTTGACTCCATCTCCAGTAGTTCCAAAGAACTCCTCGTTTCAGCCTTGCAGGAACTTGAAAGCAGCAGCTCGGCTTCAAGCAAGCACATCCACTTTGAGCACAACATGGCTGTCTTCCTATGGTCCGAGAGCCCCAGCGACCTGCCCTCTGACGCCGCCTGGGTCAGCGTGTCCAGCCGGGCTCCGTTTCCAGGCAGCGGGCTCTCCATGAAGGCACAAGCCGTTAGCCCTTGTGTGCAGAGCTTCTGCTCCGCCCTGGATTCTAAACTGAAGGTGAAACTGGAGGACCTCCTGGCCTACCTCCCCTCTGGTGACCCATCGCCCCACCAGGATGCCCCCCCCCCGGCAGCCGAGAGCTGCACCTTCGACAGATTCGCAGACGCAGAGACCGTGCAGGAGACGCTGCGGACGCACTCCGTGGCCTGTATCCAAGACATCACGGACTGCATCCAGGCGGAGCTGCAGAGCATCGAACAGGCCATCCAAGGGCAGCAGGACGTCCTTGACGGGGCCAAGCTGCACTCCGCCCTCTTCATGGCCCGACTCTGCCAGTCCCTGGGGGAGCTGTGTCCCCACCTGAAGCAGTGCATCCTGGGAAGATCGGGGAGCCCCGAGAGGCCCACCCGGGACTCACGGGCTCtgaagaaacaggggaagggGAAGGCGCAGGAGGTCCTCCCCACACAGGCCCGGTGGCAGGACGTGAAGGAGCTCCTCCTGCAGCGGAGCGTGACGGGCTACCGGGTCTGGGGCTCAGCGGTCGTGAGG GTTCTGGTTCATGGATTCGCCCAGTCATTACTCGTAGACGATGCTGGCTCCGTCCTGGCCACGGCCACCAGCTGGGATGAACTGGAAATCCAGGAGGAAGCAGAGTCTGGCAGCAGCGTCACGTCCAAGATCCGACTCCCTGTTCAG CCGTCCTGGTATGTACAGTCCTTCCTGTTTAGCTTGTGCCAGGAAATTAACCGGGTCGGAGGCCATGCCTTGCCCAAGGTGACACTGCAGGAGATGCTGAAAAGCTGCCTGGTTCAAGTAGTTGCCGCCTATGAGAGACTCTCAGAAGAAAAACCGGTGAAG GCCATCTCCCTTAATGGGTGGGGATGGGAAATTCATTTGCAGAAAGAAGGTGCCTTTCCCATGACCCAGAATCGGGCACTGCAGCTGCTTTACGATCTGCGTTACCTCAGTGTCGTCCTGACAGCCAAGGGTGAAGAGATGAAAAGCGGCCGCTGCAGACAGGACCCCAG AGTCGAGAAAGTGGCCGACTACCTGGAGACGCTCATCGACCCATTTGACCTGGACGTTTTCACCCCCCACCTGCACAGCAACCTCAACCGCCTGGTGCAGCGGACCTCC GTTCTCTTTGGACTGGTGACTGGTTCGGAGAACCAGTTCACCCCCAGGAGCAGTACGTTCAACTCCCAAGAAGCCCACAACATCCTGCCGCTGGCGTCCAGCCAGATCAG GTTTGGGCTTCTTCCATTGAGCATGACAAGCACACGAAAGGCCAAGTCAGTGGGCAGAAGCATGGAGACCGCAGCCCAG CGGCAGGCGACGCCCCCGGCGCTCTCCCGAGCAGACGACCCCAGGCAGGCCGGCTCCCTGTTCAGGCAGCTGGTCGCTGACGAGGAAGACTCGGCCGCACCCTCGCTGTTCAAACTCGGGTGGCTCTCCAGCATGACCAAGTGA
- the COG1 gene encoding conserved oligomeric Golgi complex subunit 1 isoform X2 yields MAAAAASPALKRLDLRDPAALFETHGAEEIRGLERQVRAEIEHKKEELRQMVGERYRDLIEAADTIGQMRRCAAGLVDAVRATDQYCARLRQAGSAASRPPRDPQPQQPSQEKFYSMAAQIKLLLEIPEKIWSSMEVSRYLHATQLYLLCCYLHKLLQLESSSSRHSPVLSRFPILIRQVAAASHFRATILHESKMLLKCQAVSDQAVAEALCSVMLLEESSPRQALTDFLLARKAAIQKLLNQPHHGASIKAQICSLVELLATTLNQAHALFYTLPEGVLPDPSLPCGLLFSTLDSITGQHPSGKGVGVLQDEMKLCSWFKHLPASVVEFQPALRMLAHPISQEYLKDTLQKWIHVCNEDIRHGIGGLLMYVTSTKGLAGIRDAVWGLLANELTHRSWDVVCRRLLDKPLLFWEDLMQQLFLDRLQTLTKEGFDSISSSSKELLVSALQELESSSSASSKHIHFEHNMAVFLWSESPSDLPSDAAWVSVSSRAPFPGSGLSMKAQAVSPCVQSFCSALDSKLKVKLEDLLAYLPSGDPSPHQDAPPPAAESCTFDRFADAETVQETLRTHSVACIQDITDCIQAELQSIEQAIQGQQDVLDGAKLHSALFMARLCQSLGELCPHLKQCILGRSGSPERPTRDSRALKKQGKGKAQEVLPTQARWQDVKELLLQRSVTGYRVWGSAVVRVLVHGFAQSLLVDDAGSVLATATSWDELEIQEEAESGSSVTSKIRLPVQPSWYVQSFLFSLCQEINRVGGHALPKVTLQEMLKSCLVQVVAAYERLSEEKPVKKEGAFPMTQNRALQLLYDLRYLSVVLTAKGEEMKSGRCRQDPRVEKVADYLETLIDPFDLDVFTPHLHSNLNRLVQRTSVLFGLVTGSENQFTPRSSTFNSQEAHNILPLASSQIRFGLLPLSMTSTRKAKSVGRSMETAAQRQATPPALSRADDPRQAGSLFRQLVADEEDSAAPSLFKLGWLSSMTK; encoded by the exons ATGGCGGCCGCAGCCGCTTCCCCGGCTCTGAAGAGGCTAGATCTCCGCGACCCCGCGGCGCTCTTCGAGACCCACGGCGCGGAGGAGATCCGCGGGCTGGAGCGCCAGGTGCGCGCCGAGATCGAGCACAAGAAGGAGGAGCTGCGGCAGATGGTGGGCGAGCGGTACCGCGACCTGATCGAGGCGGCCGACACCATCGGCCAGATGCGCCGCTGCGCCGCGGGGCTGGTGGACGCCGTGAGGGCCACCGACCAGTACTGCGCCCGTCTCCGCCAGGCCGGCTCGGCTGCGTCCCGGCCGCCGCGGGACCCGCAG CCCCAGCAGCCGTCCCAGGAGAAGTTCTACAGCATGGCTGCCCAGATCAAGCTTCTCCTGGAAATCCCTGAGAAGATCTGGAGCTCCATGGAGGTCTCGCGGTATCTCCACGCCACCCAGCTCTACCTGCTTTGCTGCTACCTCCACAAGCTGCTGCAGCTGGAATCTTCCAGTTCGCGACACAGCCCCGTCCTCTCCCGGTTCCCCATACTCATCCGGCAGGTGGCGGCTGCCAGCCACTTCCG GGCGACCATCCTGCATGAAAGCAAGATGCTGCTCAAATGCCAAGCCGTGTCCGACCAGGCTGTGGCCGAGGCTCTGTGCTCTGTCATGCTCTTGGAAGAGAGTTCTCCGCGCCAAGCCCTAACAGACTTCCTGTTGGCCAGAAAGGCAGCAATCCAGAAACTTCTCAACCAGCCTCACCACG GTGCCAGTATCAAGGCTCAGATTTGCTCGCTGGTGGAGTTGCTGGCCACCACTCTGAACCAAGCGCACGCTCTCTTCTACACTCTACCAGAGGGTGTGCTGCCAGACCCCTCCTTGCCGTGTGGCCTGCTCTTCTCTacgctggacagcatcactggcCAGCATCCTAGTG GAAAAGGCGTCGGTGTCCTGCAGGACGAGATGAAGCTGTGCAGCTGGTTCAAACACCTGCCCGCGTCCGTCGTCGAGTTCCAGCCAGCTCTCCGGATGCTGGCGCATCCCATCAGCCAGGAGTACCTGAAAGACACGCTGCAGAAGTGGATCCACGT GTGTAATGAAGACATCAGACACGGGATCGGCGGCCTGCTGATGTACGTGACGAGCACGAAGGGGCTGGCAGGCATCCGGGACGCCGTGTGGGGCTTGCTTGCCAACGAGTTAACCCACCGCAGCTGGGATGTGGTCTGCCGGCGGCTCCTGGACAAGCCGCTCCTGTTCTGGGAGGACCTGATGCAGCAGCTGTTCCTTGACCGGCTGCAG aCTCTGACCAAAGAAGGCTTTGACTCCATCTCCAGTAGTTCCAAAGAACTCCTCGTTTCAGCCTTGCAGGAACTTGAAAGCAGCAGCTCGGCTTCAAGCAAGCACATCCACTTTGAGCACAACATGGCTGTCTTCCTATGGTCCGAGAGCCCCAGCGACCTGCCCTCTGACGCCGCCTGGGTCAGCGTGTCCAGCCGGGCTCCGTTTCCAGGCAGCGGGCTCTCCATGAAGGCACAAGCCGTTAGCCCTTGTGTGCAGAGCTTCTGCTCCGCCCTGGATTCTAAACTGAAGGTGAAACTGGAGGACCTCCTGGCCTACCTCCCCTCTGGTGACCCATCGCCCCACCAGGATGCCCCCCCCCCGGCAGCCGAGAGCTGCACCTTCGACAGATTCGCAGACGCAGAGACCGTGCAGGAGACGCTGCGGACGCACTCCGTGGCCTGTATCCAAGACATCACGGACTGCATCCAGGCGGAGCTGCAGAGCATCGAACAGGCCATCCAAGGGCAGCAGGACGTCCTTGACGGGGCCAAGCTGCACTCCGCCCTCTTCATGGCCCGACTCTGCCAGTCCCTGGGGGAGCTGTGTCCCCACCTGAAGCAGTGCATCCTGGGAAGATCGGGGAGCCCCGAGAGGCCCACCCGGGACTCACGGGCTCtgaagaaacaggggaagggGAAGGCGCAGGAGGTCCTCCCCACACAGGCCCGGTGGCAGGACGTGAAGGAGCTCCTCCTGCAGCGGAGCGTGACGGGCTACCGGGTCTGGGGCTCAGCGGTCGTGAGG GTTCTGGTTCATGGATTCGCCCAGTCATTACTCGTAGACGATGCTGGCTCCGTCCTGGCCACGGCCACCAGCTGGGATGAACTGGAAATCCAGGAGGAAGCAGAGTCTGGCAGCAGCGTCACGTCCAAGATCCGACTCCCTGTTCAG CCGTCCTGGTATGTACAGTCCTTCCTGTTTAGCTTGTGCCAGGAAATTAACCGGGTCGGAGGCCATGCCTTGCCCAAGGTGACACTGCAGGAGATGCTGAAAAGCTGCCTGGTTCAAGTAGTTGCCGCCTATGAGAGACTCTCAGAAGAAAAACCGGTGAAG AAAGAAGGTGCCTTTCCCATGACCCAGAATCGGGCACTGCAGCTGCTTTACGATCTGCGTTACCTCAGTGTCGTCCTGACAGCCAAGGGTGAAGAGATGAAAAGCGGCCGCTGCAGACAGGACCCCAG AGTCGAGAAAGTGGCCGACTACCTGGAGACGCTCATCGACCCATTTGACCTGGACGTTTTCACCCCCCACCTGCACAGCAACCTCAACCGCCTGGTGCAGCGGACCTCC GTTCTCTTTGGACTGGTGACTGGTTCGGAGAACCAGTTCACCCCCAGGAGCAGTACGTTCAACTCCCAAGAAGCCCACAACATCCTGCCGCTGGCGTCCAGCCAGATCAG GTTTGGGCTTCTTCCATTGAGCATGACAAGCACACGAAAGGCCAAGTCAGTGGGCAGAAGCATGGAGACCGCAGCCCAG CGGCAGGCGACGCCCCCGGCGCTCTCCCGAGCAGACGACCCCAGGCAGGCCGGCTCCCTGTTCAGGCAGCTGGTCGCTGACGAGGAAGACTCGGCCGCACCCTCGCTGTTCAAACTCGGGTGGCTCTCCAGCATGACCAAGTGA